The Solidesulfovibrio fructosivorans JJ] DNA window ATGATCCCGGCCGGACGATCCTCGCGGGCCACGACCAGACAGGAGATGGACCGCGAGGCCATGCGGCGCACGGCCTCGCGCACGGAAATGTTCCCCGGCGCGGTCACCACGTCGCGGGTCATGATGTCGGCCACGCACTTGGCGCCGGTGAGGCCCTCATGCTCGAGCCCCGCCACCAAATCCGACTGGGTGAGCACGCCGCCGGCCTTGCCGGCCGCGTCCACCATGACCAGATGGCGCAGGTGTTTCTGGGCCATCAGGTGGTAGGCTTCGACCAGCATGGTGTCCGCCGGCACGGTGATGACCGGCGCGGTCATGACGTCGCCCACGGGGCGCTCCGGAAAGTCCAGCCCCCGGTGGGCCGCCGCCCACAGGATGTCGCGCTCGGTGACGATGCCGACGGGCGCGCCGTCTTCGGTGGCGACGAGGCAGGAAATGCCTCGGTCGCGCATGACGGCCAGGGCCGAGCGCATGGTCTCGGCCGGAGAAATGGCGATGACGTCGGAAGAGACGATTTCGGCCAGGCGTCTGTCGCCCATGAAACCTCCTCGGGCAGCGTACGCGACGCGGTGGAAGCAAGCAGTGGGGCGATGCCCGATTTTCGCCGTCGCGGCAAGGCCGAAAACGGTCAGGAAGCCGGAGAGGCGGCGTAATCGGCCGTCCCGATGCGATGCTTTTGTATCTTATTCCACAGGTTTTTGGGGCTCACCCCCAAAAGCCTGGCCGCGTCTTTCTGGGAGCCGCCGGTTTTTCGCAGCGCGGCCACGATCATGCCGCGCTCCATGTCCTGAAGCGTCTGGCGCAGGTTGCCGATCCGGTCGGCGGGAGCCTGCTCCCGCGCTTCCTCGGGCGGACGGAGGGGCGCTCCGTCCAGGGCCCGGGATATCTCCGCCGCGGTCAGCACATCCCCGGAACTGAGGATGGCCGCCCGCTCCAAAACGTTGGACAGTTGGCGGACGTTGCCTGGCCAGTCGCAGGCGTACAGGAGCTGCATGCCCTCGCGGGAGACGCCGCGCAAATTGACGCCCACGCGCGGGTTGATGCGCTCCAAAAAATGTCCGACCAGAAGCGGCAGGTCCTCCTTGCGGTCGCGAAGCGGCGGCAGGGGAATGGCGGCCACGCTCAGGCGGTAGTAGAGATCGGCCCGGAATTTCTTTTCGGCGACCAGGGTCGGCAAATCCTGGTTTGTGGCGGCGATGATGCGGATGTCGATGTCGATGGGCCGCGAACCGCCCACGCGCTCGATCTGCTTTTGCTCCACGGCGCGCAGCAGCTTGGGCTGGAGGAAAAGCGGCATGTCCCCGATTTCGTCGAGCATGATGGTGCCGCCGTGGGCCAGCTCGAATCTGCCCTTTTTAAGCGCCACCGCGCCGGTGAACGCGCCCTTCTCATGGCCGAACAACTCCGATTCCAGCAGGTTCTCCGGGATGGCGGCGCAATTGACCTTGATGAAAGGCGCATCGGCCCGCAGGCTGAGCGCCTGGACCGCGTCGGCCACCACCTCCTTGCCCGCGCCGGATTCGCCGGTGATGAGCACCGTGGAATCGAGCGGGGCCACCCGGCGCACCATGTCCACCACGTCCCGCATGGCCGGCGACTGGCCCACGATGACCGGTCCGCGCCCGGCGGCCATGGCCGACTTGAGGCGGGCAAGCTCCGCCACCAGTCCCCGGCGCTCCAGGGCCCGGCGGATGACGACCTCCATTTCGGCCAGGGAAAAGGGCTTGGTGAAAAAGTCGTAGGCCCCGAGCCGGACCGCGTCCAAGGCCTTTTCCCGCGCCGAATAGCCGGTCATGACGATGACCTCGCTTTGGGGGCTGGCCTCCTTGATTCTGGAAAGGCCCTCGATGCCGTCCATGCCGGGCAGCATGACGTCGGTGATGACGAGGTCGAAAGCCTCGGCCCGGGCCCGGGCCACGCCCTCCTCGGCCGAGCCCACGCCGACCGGATCGTAGCCCTTGGAGGAAAGCGCCTCCAACAGCATGGCCCGAAAGGCCGCATCGTCCTCGATGACCAGAATACGCGCAGACATCACCGCTCCAACTCGTCTTGCCGCCGGGCGCTCATGGCGGCCCTTCCCTGTCCGGGAAAAAACTGTGCATGGTTTCGGCCAGGCGCGCCTCCATGGCCGGCACCAGCCGGGCGAGCCCCTCGCCGGTCAACCCCAGGGCCTGCCAAGCGGCCGGATTAAGCGGCGGCGCATGGCGGTTGCCGCTGGCCCCCCAGCCCATGGCCGTGGCCACACAGTCGGCCAGATGGATCACGGCCGGCTCGTCGATAAAAAGCGGCTCGTCGAGATCGTGGTGGTAGCGGACCATCTTTTCCAGATTGGCCGGAAACTGCCATTTCTGCAGCAGATGACCGCCGAGGACGGCGTGGTCGAAGCCGAGCAGGTCGCGTTCGGCGCGGTACAGGGGGTCTCTGTCGGCGGCGGCCTGGCGCATGGCGGCGGCCATGTGGGTCGAAGCCTGCTTGAAGAAGATGATGCGGCCGATATCGTGGAGCAGCCCGGCCACGAAGGCCGTCTCGGGATTGCCCCGGGACGTGGCGGCGGCAATGGCCTGGGCGGCGGCGGCGCAGCCCACGCTGTGCTCCCAGAACACGCGCATGTTGACCCAGTGGGGGGGGATGTCCTGGAAAAGCGGCAACACGGACACGCCCAGGGCGAGTGTGGCGAGCTGGCGCGCGCCGACCACCATCACGGCCCGGGACAGGCTGTCCACCTTGGCCGGGAAACGGCCGCGCACGGCCCGCAGGGTGCGGGCGTAAAAAGAACTGTTGACCAGGCGCAAAAGCTTGGCGGCCAGACTCGGGTCGTGGCGGATGCTCTCGGCCGCGTCCTCGACGGTGCTTTTGGGATCGCGCAGCACGTCGTTTATGCGCAGGTAGACTTCCGGGGGCGAAACGAGCTGGGGCTCGTCGCGCAAAAGCGTTTCGGGGGAGGACAGCGGCGGCGGAACCTCTTCCGGGCGTCCCGGCACGGCGCCTTCCTGGCCGGCGGCCTGGGCGTCCCCGGCGAGGCGGCGGCGGGT harbors:
- a CDS encoding HDOD domain-containing protein; the encoded protein is MVRRNVSELREGMILAEDVLTPGGRFLMPKGTTLDHGHLKSLQAWNLNAVSVADEAPPPPVAEGRGEGADAAEEAAVAVVRERLCRLDREHEAGEVLWRLALERETRRRLAGDAQAAGQEGAVPGRPEEVPPPLSSPETLLRDEPQLVSPPEVYLRINDVLRDPKSTVEDAAESIRHDPSLAAKLLRLVNSSFYARTLRAVRGRFPAKVDSLSRAVMVVGARQLATLALGVSVLPLFQDIPPHWVNMRVFWEHSVGCAAAAQAIAAATSRGNPETAFVAGLLHDIGRIIFFKQASTHMAAAMRQAAADRDPLYRAERDLLGFDHAVLGGHLLQKWQFPANLEKMVRYHHDLDEPLFIDEPAVIHLADCVATAMGWGASGNRHAPPLNPAAWQALGLTGEGLARLVPAMEARLAETMHSFFPDREGPP
- a CDS encoding sigma-54-dependent transcriptional regulator, with product MSARILVIEDDAAFRAMLLEALSSKGYDPVGVGSAEEGVARARAEAFDLVITDVMLPGMDGIEGLSRIKEASPQSEVIVMTGYSAREKALDAVRLGAYDFFTKPFSLAEMEVVIRRALERRGLVAELARLKSAMAAGRGPVIVGQSPAMRDVVDMVRRVAPLDSTVLITGESGAGKEVVADAVQALSLRADAPFIKVNCAAIPENLLESELFGHEKGAFTGAVALKKGRFELAHGGTIMLDEIGDMPLFLQPKLLRAVEQKQIERVGGSRPIDIDIRIIAATNQDLPTLVAEKKFRADLYYRLSVAAIPLPPLRDRKEDLPLLVGHFLERINPRVGVNLRGVSREGMQLLYACDWPGNVRQLSNVLERAAILSSGDVLTAAEISRALDGAPLRPPEEAREQAPADRIGNLRQTLQDMERGMIVAALRKTGGSQKDAARLLGVSPKNLWNKIQKHRIGTADYAASPAS